The following coding sequences lie in one Bifidobacterium sp. ESL0690 genomic window:
- a CDS encoding amino acid permease yields MNLFRTKSVEQALAETATGDRKLVRNLGAWDLAVMGVAVAVGAGIFSIGAQAAAFHAGPAAILSFLIAGIICGAAVMCYAEFASMIPAAGSAYTFTYTTVGELVAWIIGWDLILEMLMAGSVVSKYWSVYLNDFLRLMGFNSSTEIHFGKFTFDWAPLIVITFFTVLLVLGTRIGARVDGAFTILKIGIVVFVVVVGFFYIKTSNYTPFIPPSEPASKVLGPDSGGVMTQPLMQWVTGQQPTVYGVSGIISGAALVFFSFLGFDVVATASEETKNPKRNVPLGIGLGMVLVIVMYMLVAIVTTGMVSYKDLAKAKDPSLATGFELVGATWAAKIISFAIVIGLTTVVMVLLLGLTRVVFAMSRDGLLPRGLSKVGKRGTPAKLQIAVGILFAIVSSSFNVSILADMVNIGTLSAFTLVAISIPIMRKKRPDLPRSFKIPGSPWVPILIAVANLWLMLNLTVLTWIRFVVWLLIGFCIYFGYSYRHSLLGTGQLDKDVEEAEENLDLAGLTEENTEARRA; encoded by the coding sequence ATGAATCTTTTCAGAACGAAATCGGTGGAGCAAGCGCTGGCCGAAACGGCTACCGGCGACCGCAAGCTGGTACGCAACCTCGGCGCTTGGGATTTGGCCGTCATGGGTGTGGCCGTTGCCGTCGGTGCCGGCATCTTCTCCATCGGCGCGCAGGCCGCCGCCTTCCACGCCGGTCCTGCGGCCATCCTGAGCTTCCTTATCGCCGGCATCATCTGCGGGGCCGCGGTGATGTGCTACGCGGAGTTCGCCTCGATGATTCCCGCCGCCGGTTCCGCCTACACATTCACTTACACGACAGTAGGAGAGCTGGTGGCCTGGATCATCGGCTGGGACCTGATTCTCGAGATGCTGATGGCCGGTTCCGTGGTCTCCAAATATTGGAGCGTCTACCTCAACGATTTCCTGCGCCTGATGGGCTTCAATTCCAGCACGGAAATTCATTTCGGCAAATTCACGTTCGATTGGGCCCCTCTGATTGTCATCACGTTCTTCACGGTGCTTCTGGTGCTGGGTACCAGAATCGGCGCTCGTGTCGACGGTGCTTTCACCATTCTGAAAATCGGTATTGTCGTCTTCGTGGTCGTCGTCGGTTTCTTCTATATCAAAACATCGAACTATACGCCGTTCATTCCGCCGTCCGAGCCTGCCAGCAAAGTGCTTGGGCCGGATTCCGGCGGCGTTATGACACAGCCGCTTATGCAATGGGTCACGGGCCAGCAGCCGACCGTTTACGGCGTTTCCGGCATTATCTCCGGCGCCGCTCTGGTCTTCTTCTCGTTCCTGGGCTTCGACGTGGTGGCCACCGCCAGCGAGGAGACCAAGAACCCCAAGCGCAACGTGCCTCTGGGTATCGGCCTCGGCATGGTGCTGGTCATCGTCATGTACATGCTCGTTGCCATCGTCACCACCGGCATGGTTTCTTATAAGGACCTTGCGAAGGCCAAGGATCCGTCGTTGGCTACCGGTTTCGAGCTTGTGGGGGCCACCTGGGCCGCCAAGATCATCTCCTTCGCCATTGTCATCGGTCTGACCACCGTGGTCATGGTGTTGCTGCTCGGCCTGACCCGCGTGGTCTTCGCCATGAGCCGCGACGGCCTGTTGCCGCGTGGTCTCTCGAAAGTCGGCAAGCGCGGCACGCCCGCCAAGCTGCAGATCGCCGTGGGCATCCTCTTTGCGATTGTGTCATCGAGTTTCAACGTCTCCATCCTGGCCGACATGGTCAATATCGGTACGCTTTCGGCCTTCACGCTGGTCGCGATTTCCATCCCGATCATGCGTAAGAAACGCCCCGACCTGCCGCGTTCCTTCAAGATTCCCGGCAGCCCGTGGGTTCCGATTCTGATCGCTGTGGCCAACCTGTGGCTGATGCTGAATCTGACGGTTCTGACGTGGATTCGTTTCGTGGTCTGGTTGCTGATCGGCTTCTGCATCTATTTCGGTTATTCCTATCGTCACTCTTTGCTCGGTACCGGGCAGCTTGACAAGGATGTGGAAGAGGCCGAGGAAAATCTGGATTTGGCCGGTCTGACGGAGGAAAATACCGAGGCCCGGAGAGCTTAG
- the dapC gene encoding succinyldiaminopimelate transaminase, whose translation MGFYRFDSPYDWNRVAPYRETAKNAPGGMIDLSVGSPVDSVPASVQQALADSSDAPNAHGYPTVAGTETLRKSVREWFQTNRGVDFEAIDADFVPTVGSKEAVALMASLLHFGPGDVIVQPEVSYPTYDIGTQLAGAKTYKAADIADVDSWRSVPGVKAIWVNSPSNPTGEVLSASQLHRIVAAAREIGAVVLSDECYGLLTWADGNDVEPSPAPCMLQPDVCDGSAEGILVLYSLSKQSNMAGYRTALIAGDPTLVRPMTVYRKQIGEIIPGPVQAAMAAALHDFGSVRAQRARYAQRLQQLVEGLRAYGYDARMPQGALYVWVRAKSGNCWQDMADLARLGIIASPGEFYGAPTHLRFSATAPDASIAEVVARLHG comes from the coding sequence ATGGGTTTTTACAGGTTTGATTCTCCCTACGATTGGAATCGTGTCGCACCGTACAGGGAAACCGCCAAAAACGCACCAGGTGGCATGATTGACCTTTCCGTCGGCTCACCGGTTGACTCGGTACCGGCCAGCGTCCAGCAGGCGCTCGCCGATTCCTCCGATGCCCCGAATGCCCATGGCTATCCCACCGTTGCTGGAACCGAGACTCTACGCAAATCTGTGCGTGAGTGGTTCCAGACCAATCGCGGTGTCGATTTCGAAGCGATTGACGCTGACTTCGTGCCCACCGTCGGCTCCAAGGAGGCCGTGGCGCTGATGGCGTCGCTGCTGCATTTCGGCCCAGGTGATGTCATTGTGCAGCCCGAAGTATCCTATCCCACTTACGATATCGGCACCCAACTGGCCGGTGCCAAGACCTACAAAGCTGCCGATATCGCCGACGTCGATTCGTGGCGTTCCGTTCCCGGCGTCAAGGCCATCTGGGTCAATTCCCCGAGCAACCCGACCGGCGAAGTGCTTTCGGCCTCGCAGCTTCACCGCATCGTTGCCGCGGCCCGCGAAATCGGCGCCGTGGTTCTTTCCGACGAATGCTATGGACTGCTCACGTGGGCTGATGGCAATGATGTCGAGCCAAGTCCTGCTCCCTGCATGCTGCAGCCCGATGTTTGCGACGGCAGTGCCGAGGGCATTCTCGTGCTTTACTCACTGAGCAAGCAGTCCAACATGGCCGGTTACCGTACCGCGCTCATCGCCGGTGATCCCACGCTCGTTCGCCCGATGACGGTTTATCGTAAGCAGATTGGCGAAATCATTCCCGGCCCGGTTCAGGCTGCAATGGCCGCAGCGTTGCATGATTTCGGCTCGGTCCGTGCCCAGCGTGCCCGTTATGCCCAGCGTTTGCAACAGCTGGTCGAGGGCCTGCGTGCCTACGGCTACGACGCACGCATGCCGCAAGGTGCACTCTACGTCTGGGTCCGCGCGAAAAGCGGCAATTGCTGGCAGGATATGGCCGATTTGGCTCGTCTCGGCATCATTGCCAGTCCCGGCGAATTCTACGGCGCCCCTACTCATCTGCGTTTCTCCGCCACAGCTCCCGACGCTTCCATCGCTGAGGTTGTCGCTCGCCTGCACGGCTAA
- a CDS encoding UDP-N-acetylmuramate dehydrogenase, whose product MTGQVDSQKQPAPTLAQLTTIGVGGAVDRFVEPQSEEEFVDAVRDADAAGLPLLVIGGGSNLLVADEPFHGVVVRDARRGISVLDDDAHADVNAGSVAIVAQAGVNWDDFVAFCVDSGFSGIEGLSGVPGSVGASVVQNIGAYGQEVASCVSSVRVFDRENQRIRQLDRDDMYFGYRSSALKSSMYTAPATPAGSYFPTPRYVVLAVTFELQRNRTDEVAFDQLAKALDIEVGERMPNADIRQAVLKVRAAKGMLEDPNRYLLPVMRGCKNFHTFADAFSANDLASRDSLTNVSGKAGFPLNFDRHSCGSFFMNPILTKQQAAKLPPEAPQFKASLPNGEPGVKTSAAWLIDHAGFHKGYKVRPDAKAGLSTLHTLALTNRGGAHAGDVEELAKTIQTGVEEKFGIRLVPEPVVVGMDLR is encoded by the coding sequence GTCGAGCCGCAAAGCGAAGAGGAATTCGTCGACGCTGTACGTGACGCCGATGCCGCGGGTCTGCCGCTGTTGGTCATTGGAGGCGGGTCTAATCTGCTCGTCGCCGATGAGCCGTTCCATGGCGTCGTTGTGCGCGATGCCCGCCGAGGTATTTCGGTGTTGGACGATGATGCCCATGCCGATGTGAACGCCGGCAGTGTTGCCATCGTGGCGCAGGCTGGCGTGAACTGGGACGATTTCGTGGCCTTCTGCGTCGATTCTGGTTTTTCGGGGATTGAAGGACTCTCCGGGGTTCCCGGTTCTGTCGGGGCTTCGGTGGTGCAGAACATCGGTGCCTACGGACAGGAAGTCGCTTCCTGCGTCTCCTCGGTCCGTGTTTTCGACCGGGAAAACCAGCGTATACGCCAGCTTGACCGTGACGATATGTATTTTGGATACCGTAGTTCGGCTTTGAAATCCAGTATGTATACCGCTCCGGCAACTCCGGCCGGCAGCTATTTCCCGACACCGCGCTACGTCGTGCTTGCCGTGACGTTTGAACTGCAACGCAATCGAACTGACGAAGTTGCTTTCGACCAGCTCGCCAAGGCTCTTGATATCGAGGTGGGGGAGCGGATGCCGAATGCCGACATTCGGCAGGCCGTGCTCAAGGTGCGCGCCGCCAAGGGCATGTTGGAAGACCCGAACCGATACTTGCTGCCTGTGATGCGTGGTTGCAAGAATTTTCATACCTTTGCCGATGCATTCTCGGCAAACGATCTGGCAAGTCGAGATAGCTTAACCAATGTGAGTGGCAAAGCGGGATTCCCTCTGAACTTCGACCGCCATAGCTGTGGCAGTTTCTTCATGAACCCGATACTGACCAAACAACAGGCGGCCAAGCTGCCCCCTGAAGCTCCACAGTTCAAAGCGTCGCTGCCAAATGGCGAACCCGGTGTCAAAACCTCGGCCGCATGGCTGATCGACCATGCAGGTTTCCACAAGGGCTACAAGGTGCGTCCCGATGCCAAGGCCGGTCTCTCGACGCTCCACACACTTGCGCTGACCAATCGTGGCGGTGCCCACGCCGGCGATGTCGAGGAACTTGCCAAGACCATCCAAACCGGTGTCGAAGAAAAGTTCGGCATCCGCTTGGTCCCCGAGCCGGTGGTTGTGGGCATGGATCTGCGCTGA
- the fdxA gene encoding ferredoxin — MAYVIAQPCIDVKDKACVDECPVDCIYEGDRTLYINPNECVDCGACEPVCPTEAIFYEDDVPEEWAWYKDAAVTYFNDLGDLGGAQAAGPSGKDEARIAALPPQNQD, encoded by the coding sequence ATGGCTTATGTGATTGCTCAGCCCTGCATCGACGTCAAAGATAAGGCGTGTGTGGACGAATGCCCGGTCGACTGCATTTACGAGGGCGACCGTACGCTCTACATCAATCCCAATGAGTGTGTGGACTGCGGCGCCTGCGAGCCTGTGTGTCCCACCGAGGCGATTTTCTACGAGGACGACGTGCCTGAGGAATGGGCTTGGTACAAGGATGCAGCGGTCACGTATTTCAACGATCTCGGTGATTTGGGCGGCGCTCAGGCCGCCGGTCCGTCCGGCAAGGACGAGGCCCGTATCGCTGCGCTTCCCCCGCAGAATCAGGACTGA
- a CDS encoding type II CAAX endopeptidase family protein, giving the protein MSHPKRLNPLLRGLVFLGVFIFVVFDVSLILAAVSLVMTGNLKMFYTSDLSSPSALLDMIIEVAAAIAGYLVVVYGMEQRSHPFEFRLARCKGLILGGVIGFGAIAICVGILALTGNYRVLGFNSNYYHTWRDIITIGICAGVAEEIMMRGMLLRLVEEWLGSWGALVVSALVFGLMHLGNEDGSLWGGLAIAIEDGILAAALYFVTRSLWVCIGEHIMWNIAEGPIFGSIVSGNGRQDSWLNVKWSGSDIMTGGSFGLEASIVPVILLGAAGLALMVYAQCKGLLVRPSWVRKRMVIAEDTRKSIFPES; this is encoded by the coding sequence ATGTCCCATCCCAAAAGGCTGAACCCTTTGCTTCGCGGCCTCGTTTTCCTGGGTGTGTTCATCTTCGTCGTATTTGACGTGTCGCTCATACTGGCTGCGGTGAGTTTGGTAATGACCGGCAATTTGAAGATGTTCTATACGAGTGATTTGAGTTCTCCCAGCGCGCTTCTTGACATGATCATCGAAGTCGCGGCGGCGATTGCCGGATATCTGGTCGTCGTCTACGGCATGGAACAGCGCTCGCATCCATTTGAGTTTCGTCTGGCCAGGTGCAAGGGGCTGATTCTCGGCGGCGTCATAGGCTTCGGTGCCATTGCCATATGCGTTGGAATCCTTGCTCTGACAGGAAACTATCGGGTCTTGGGCTTTAATTCCAATTACTATCACACTTGGCGGGATATCATCACCATAGGCATCTGTGCCGGCGTTGCCGAAGAGATTATGATGCGTGGCATGCTGCTTCGCTTGGTCGAGGAGTGGCTCGGTTCATGGGGCGCGCTGGTGGTTTCGGCGCTGGTGTTCGGGCTCATGCATTTGGGCAATGAGGACGGCTCGCTCTGGGGAGGACTGGCCATCGCCATCGAAGACGGTATTCTTGCCGCGGCGCTTTATTTCGTGACCCGTTCCCTCTGGGTGTGCATCGGCGAGCACATTATGTGGAACATCGCCGAAGGGCCGATTTTCGGCTCCATCGTTTCCGGCAATGGCAGACAGGATTCGTGGCTGAATGTTAAATGGTCTGGATCCGACATCATGACCGGAGGCAGTTTTGGTCTCGAAGCCAGCATCGTTCCGGTGATTCTTCTGGGTGCTGCTGGCCTTGCGTTGATGGTCTATGCTCAGTGCAAAGGTCTGTTGGTCCGGCCGTCGTGGGTGCGCAAACGTATGGTAATCGCTGAAGATACTAGGAAATCAATTTTTCCCGAATCCTGA